TGGTCCCAAACAACAAAACAGAACATCTGGGGCAACCTGGGAAGAAACAAACGGGCTTGTAATTCTTACATGGACTCTAATCAGGTCAGATCAGGCTCTCCTCAACGCGTGCTTCAATCGAGCCCGTCTTCCTGAACGATAGAGAATGAATAATGGGATAATGCCTGACAGCAATAAGACTGCTCCAAAAACAGGTCGCGCCACCATCCAGACAGCTGACAGGAGAATTAAAGTCAGACTGAACGAACTCAGCAAAGCAAATATTGTGATTCCACGCCCTACGAAATTCCAGAGGAACGGGATCTTATCAACGAGGACAACCAGGGGTTTAAAGAGCGTGGCTAATCCCAGAAAAACAATAATCCAGCCGGCAAACCGGAGCCCCCAGTTGATAACCGTTGTTGATTGCAAATTGCGTCCTTCATTATTCACCTGCCCTGTTTCTTCGGAACTCGCTTCCTGATTCTCTGACAGAACTGACTCTGCCTGAGAGATACTGATATCTCGCTCAAGAATTTTAGACTCGTTATGCCAGAGCAAGAACAACCCCGCCATCAGGAAAATGATCCCGATTCCCAGATTCTTCAAGGCGGTTTGAAAACGCTTACCGAAGGATGGTTCTACATGATCTTCCGTTTTCTGATTCACAGGAATTCTCCTCCAGGGAAATAGAGCTGGTTTATTATGTTCACATTGCAGGTGGTTGACTGGAAAGATTTTCCAGAACTTCCTGTACCCTGACAATCTGCTCTGGAGTCACAGTCAGAAATTGCTGATTTCCATCTGTATCTTGAGTAAATTCCAGTTTTTCGAGTTCGTTGATCTTAAATTGACCTGGTTTGGATAATCCAAAATAACCACGCCCGGGCCTGACCGCATATAGAACACTCGTTAGATCATATGTAGGTCGATCATAAGGCATTTTATGCCAATATTCGTATCCCAGCTTGATCGGATGAGATTTCACATACCCATAATCATGCTGAATACTGATGGCACGATTCTGAATCGCACGTCCCACCTCCCAGCCACTGACGACAACGGGAACTTGCTTTGGCCATAATTCGTACACCGCTTTAGCGGCGGGAACATCCAGTCTCACATTGTATTCATGGAATTTAGCAGGCTTATCCCGGTCAAAGCGACCAATCATCTGAGAAAGAAGTTTCACTTTCCGGGACACCAGCTCCAGGC
The sequence above is a segment of the Gimesia algae genome. Coding sequences within it:
- a CDS encoding TMEM43 family protein, translated to MNQKTEDHVEPSFGKRFQTALKNLGIGIIFLMAGLFLLWHNESKILERDISISQAESVLSENQEASSEETGQVNNEGRNLQSTTVINWGLRFAGWIIVFLGLATLFKPLVVLVDKIPFLWNFVGRGITIFALLSSFSLTLILLSAVWMVARPVFGAVLLLSGIIPLFILYRSGRRARLKHALRRA